A genomic segment from Drosophila miranda strain MSH22 chromosome 5, D.miranda_PacBio2.1, whole genome shotgun sequence encodes:
- the LOC117189252 gene encoding uncharacterized protein LOC117189252 isoform X1 translates to MLDPLLSQQGDEIVQFLAELIARTDTLTARHGLESSCGRCWRHRMPYLPPRKRLGMTRWLPCAECIGITAHLNWRSRSSCARARSPAARLLQCWKSLLVHDGWLAGTPQTLSGGFWVDSAAAAACWIRSCVSSVMR, encoded by the exons ATGCTGGATCCGCTCCTGAGTCAGCAGGGTGATGAGATAGTCCAGTTTCTGGCTGAGCTCATCGCTAGGACGGACACTCTGACTGCTCGCCACGGGCTGGAATCCAGTTGTGGTCGCTGCTGGCGGCACCGAATGCCATACTTGCCTCCCAGGAAGAGGCTGGGAATGACTCGCTGGTTGCCGTGTGCGGAGTGCATCGGCATAACTGCTCATTTGaactggaggagcaggagctcttGCGCCAGAGCGCGCTCGCCGGCGGCTAGGTTGCTGCAGTGCTGGAAATCCCTGCTGGTTCATGACGGGTGGCTGGCGGGGACGCCGCAAACCCTGAGTGGCGG TTTCTGGGTAGATTCAGCAGCGGCGGCCGCATGCTGGATCCGCTCCTGTGTCAGCAGTGTGATGAGGTAG